A single Muntiacus reevesi chromosome 9, mMunRee1.1, whole genome shotgun sequence DNA region contains:
- the TSKU gene encoding tsukushi: MPWPLLLLLLLLAASRAQTTRPCFPGCQCEVETFGLFDSFSLTRVDCSGLGPHIVPVPIPLDTAHLDLSSNRLETVNESVLAGPGYTTLSGLDLSHNLLTSLSPTAFSRLRYLESLDLSHNGLAALPAESFTSSPLSDVNLSHNRLREVSVSAFATHSQGRALHVDLSHNLLHRLLPHSSRTGRPAPTIQSLNLAWNRLRAVPDLRGLPLRYLSLDGNPLAAIGPGAFEGLAGLTHLSLGSLQGLPQLAPHGFHELQGLQVLDLSSNPRLQWAGPEVFSGLGSLQELDLSGTGLVPLPEKLLVHLPALQSISVGQGVQCRRLVREGSYPRQPGFTPKVALHCIDTQELAARGSNTL, from the coding sequence ATGCCGtggcccctgctgctgctgctgctgctgctggccgcGAGCAGGGCCCAGACCACCCGGCCCTGCTTCCCCGGGTGCCAGTGCGAGGTGGAGACCTTCGGCCTCTTTGACAGCTTCAGCCTGACACGGGTGGACTGCAGCGGCCTGGGCCCCCACATCGTGCCCGTGCCCATCCCCCTGGACACAGCCCACCTGGACCTGTCCTCAAATCGGCTGGAGACAGTGAACGAGTCCGTGTTGGCAGGGCCGGGCTACACCACGCTGTCCGGCCTGGATCTCAGCCACAACCTGCTCACCAGCCTCTCGCCCACGGCCTTCTCCCGCCTCCGCTACCTGGAGTCGCTCGACCTCAGCCACAACGGCCTGGCCGCCCTGCCCGCCGAGAGCTTCACCAGCTCGCCCCTGAGCGACGTGAACCTGAGCCACAACCGGCTCCGCGAGGTCTCCGTGTCCGCCTTCGCCACCCACAGCCAGGGCAGGGCGCTGCACGTGGACCTCTCCCACAACCTCCTCCACCGCCTGCTGCCCCATTCCTCGCGGACTGGCCGGCCGGCGCCCACCATTCAGAGCCTCAACCTGGCCTGGAACCGGCTCCGCGCCGTGCCCGACCTCCGGGGCCTGCCCCTGCGCTACCTGAGCCTGGACGGGAACCCGCTGGCAGCCATCGGCCCCGGCGCCTTTGAGGGGCTGGCGGGCCTCACTCACCTGTCGCTGGGCAGCCTGCAGGGTCTCCCCCAGCTGGCGCCCCACGGCTTCCACGAGCTGCAGGGCCTGCAGGTCCTGGACTTGTCCAGCAACCCCAGGCTCCAGTGGGCGGGACCTGAGGTGTTCTCAGGCCTGGGCTCCCTGCAGGAGCTGGACCTGTCGGGCACGGGCCTGGTGCCCCTGCCCGAGAAGCTGCTCGTCCACCTCCCCGCACTGCAGAGCATCAGCGTGGGCCAGGGCGTGCAGTGCCGGCGCCTGGTGCGGGAGGGCTCCTACCCACGGCAGCCCGGCTTCACCCCCAAGGTGGCCCTGCACTGCATCGACACCCAGGAGTTAGCCGCCAGGGGCTCCAATACCTTGTGA